GGATGACGAGCATCAGCGTGAACGACAGCGCGGCGGCCGTCGGGTAGTCGAGGACGCGCAGGAACCTGCTGTCGATGACGTTGCCGATCATGAACTGCTGCGGGTTGCCGAGCAGCTGGGCATTGATGTAGTCGCCGGCAGCCGGGATGAACGTGAGCAGGGTGCCGGCAACGACGCCGGGCATCGACAGAGGCAAGGTGACCTTCCGGAAGGCGGTCGCCGGGCTGGCGTACAGGTCGTTGGCCGCCTCGATGAGGGACGGGTCGATCTTCTCGAGCGACACGTACAGCGGCAGCGTCATGAAGGCGAGGAAGTTGTAGGTGATGCCTGCGATCACGGCCCACCCGGTGGCGAGCAGCCTCCCGTTGCTGGGGAGCAGCCCGATCGATTGCATCCCCTCCACGACCCAGCCCGAGTCGGCGAGGATCACCTTCCAGGCAAGCGTCCTCAGCAGGAACGGCGTCAGGAAAGGCATGAGCACCAGGACGAGGAGCAGGTTCTTGTAACGGCCCCCTCTGAAGGCGATGGCGTACGCCAGCGGGTATGCGATGAGGAGGGCGGCAATGGTCGCCACGCCGGCGTAGAGGAACGAACGGTAGAACTGTCCGCTGAAGTCGCTGAAGGCATCCGAGTAGTTCGCCCAGCGCCAGGTCAGCTCGTAGCCGGCCTGGGGGTTGCCCGCCTGGAGCGGCTCCTGGAGCGAGACGCCGGCGAGCTGGGCGACCGGGATGACGTAGAAGGCGAGCAGCCACAGGCCGCCGGGGATGAGGAGCAGGTACGGGACGGCGCGCCGGCCCAGCTTGGCGCGAATCCACCGTGCCCAGCCGGGAGGCCGCCGCGCCGCTTCAGTCGTCATCGACCACGAAGGAGTGCTCCGGATTCCAGCCGAGCGCAACCCTGTCTCCGGGCCGGAACGACGAGCCACCTACGTTCTGCACGACGGCCGAGATGTCGGCGCCCAGCACGGAATGGATGATGTAGTGGGTGCTCACGCCGATGAACGAGGCGTCGGTCACGGTGCCTTCGACCACGTTGGCCGGCAGCCCGGCTGTGCCGGGTTCGAACACCCCGACCTTCTCGGGCCGCACGCCGATCCTGAGGGCGTCGCCGGGGCGGCGTCCGTGCCCCGACGCCACGTGCAGCCGGGTGCCGTCGGCGAGGGCCACCTCGTCGTTCCCGCCCACCGTCCCAGCCAGCATGTTCGACGCCCCGAGGAACCCGGCGACGAAGGCCGACCGGGGATCGTCGTAGATCTCGGTCGGTGAACCGAGCCTGCGGATCCTCCCATGACTCATCACCGCGATCGTGTCGGCCATCGTCATGGCCTCCTCCTGGTCGTGGGTGACGTGGACGAAGGTGATCCCGACCTCGTTCTGGATCCTCTTCAGCTCGATCTGCATCTCCTTGCGGAGCTTCAGGTCGAGAGCACCGAGCGGCTCGTCGAGCAACAGCACCCGAGGGTGGTTGATGAGCGCCCTCGCCAGGGCGACCCGCTGGCGCTGACCGCCGGAGAGCTGGGTCGGCTTGCGCTTCGACATGCCGGGGAGCTGGACGAGCTCGAGCATGTCGTCGACACGCCTCCCGATGTCGCCCTTCTCCACCCCGCGCCGCCTCAGCCCGAAGGCGACGTTCTCGAAGATCGAGAGGTGCGGGAAGAGGGCATAGCTCTGGAACACCGTGTTCACGGGCCGCTTGTACGGCTTCAGCCCGACGACCGGCTCGCCGTGGAGGCGGATCTCCCCGGACGTCGGCTCCTCGAAGCCTCCGACCATCCTCAGCGTCGTGGTCTTCCCGCAACCGGACGGCCCGAGGAGGGCGAAGAACCGGTTCTCGTCGATCGTCAACGTCAGGTCGTCGACGGCCGGCGCGTCGCCGAAGAGCTTGGTCACGTTGATCAGCTCGACGGCGGCGGGCTCGACGGCCGTGGCCGGCGAGATGCGCTCCGGTGCTGCGGTCACCTCATGCGCCGATCACGGCCTGGAACAGCTCGTTGAACTCGGTCTCTTCCTCCTCCGCGAGCCCCTTGAAGACATTCGTCCTCGAGAGGGTTGCCTCGTCCGGGAAGATGAGCGGATCGTCCGCCAGCGCCGCCAGCTCGTCGTCTCCCAGCTCCTCTCCGAGCTCGACGATCGCCTCCTTGGCCCCCTGAACGGGACAGATGTAGTTCACCCAGCTCTCGATCTTGGCCGCCACGCGCGGGTCGTACGCATAGTTCATCCACATCTCGGCCGCCAGCTTGTTCCTGGCGCCCTTCGGGATGAGCATGTTGTCCGACCACAGCATCAGGCCCTCCTCCGGGATGAGGAACTGGAGGTCCGGGTTGTCCGCCTGGAGCTGGATGACGTCCCCTGACCATGCGAACGAGACCCAGGCGTCGCCACTCGCCAGGTCGACGGTGTACTCGTTGCCCGTGAACGACCGGATCTGGCCGGAGTCGACCGCCTCCTGGATCTTCTGCGTGGCCGCAACCGCATCGTCGACGGTGGCCTGAGTCGGATCGAGCCCGAGGCCGAGCATGACCAGTCCGAGGGTGTCGCGCATCTCGGTGAGCATCGTGACCTTGCCTGCGAATGCCGGGTCGAAGATGTCGTTGATGGAAGTGAGCTCCCGGCCGGTCATGTTTGGGTCGTAGCCCAGGGCGGTGAGCCCGGACTGCCATGGAAGCGTGTACGTGCGATCGGGGTCGAAGGTCGGGCTCTGCAGGGCTGCGACGAGATTCGAGGCGTTCGGGACGTTCGACTTGTCGATCTCCTCGACGAAGCCCCTCGTGATGAACCGGGCGGCCATCCAGTCCGTCAGCACCGCGATGTCGCGCTGGATGTCTTGGCCCTGGCTGAGCGGGGCCTGCACCTTGCCGTAGAACTCGTCGTTGTCGTTGATCTCCTCGATGTAGTTGATCGCGATCCCGGTCTCCGCCTCGAAGTCGGCGAGGGATGTCGTCTCGAAGTACCCCTCGTCCGTCGAGTCGATGTAGAACGGCCAGTTGGCGAAGTTCAGTTCGGTCGGCTCGCCCTGCGCCGCCGTCGTGCCGGTCCCGCCGGCCTGCGTCGTGGTCGCTCCCGATCCTCCGACGCCGCACGCCGCCAGCAGAGACCCTCCACCCAGGAGGACCGCCCCGGCTCCGATCTGCCTGAGGAACTCCCGCCTGTCGATGCCCCGGATCTTCCCCGCTGCCGCCAGGGCGTCGAGTGATCCGCGCCTGATTGCCTGCCTCTTGGGGGTCACAGCCATGCCTCCCTGTCCGCTCATCCGGCCTCAGCCGGCTCGTCCTCACTGCTCGTACTGCGGGTTCTCCCACACGATGAGTGCCGACCATCCGTCGGTCCCCTCGTCATGCATGTAATCCGCCAAAACCCCCCGGACCTCGAAGCCGTTCTCGATCTGAAATGAGAGCGTCGAGTCATAGAGCTCACCTGCCACGACCTTGCCGACATAGTCGGCGGCGGACATCGTGGCCTTGTGCTCCGCAAAGCCAGGGATGTGCCCGCCTGCGATGATGCCTCGCTTTCCCAGCCGCTGCACCAACTCCTTGCGCATATCGTAGAGACGACGGCCTATCCCGCGCCTGCGGTACTCGGGGTGCACCGTGATGTCGGTCCCGTAGTACCAGGCGCCTTCCGGGTCGTGGTTGCCGCACTGGTTCTCGCCCGTGATCCCGACGATCGAGTGCTGAGGATCGTCGAAGTCGAAGTCGAGCAGGATGCCGGCGCCCGCACCGACGACGGCCGGCCCGTCGAGCACGACGAAGACGCCCTCGGGGAACGTCCCGGCGTATGCCCCCCACTCGACGTCGCCGAGAAGCTCGGTGGGATCGGCATTCGGGAAGCACGTCAGCTCGAGCTGGGTGAGCTGCGGGACGTGCTCAGGGCGGAGGTTGGTGTAGACCAGGTCAACCATGGACCGTGAAGTGCTCGTA
The nucleotide sequence above comes from Acidimicrobiia bacterium. Encoded proteins:
- a CDS encoding ABC transporter permease produces the protein MTTEAARRPPGWARWIRAKLGRRAVPYLLLIPGGLWLLAFYVIPVAQLAGVSLQEPLQAGNPQAGYELTWRWANYSDAFSDFSGQFYRSFLYAGVATIAALLIAYPLAYAIAFRGGRYKNLLLVLVLMPFLTPFLLRTLAWKVILADSGWVVEGMQSIGLLPSNGRLLATGWAVIAGITYNFLAFMTLPLYVSLEKIDPSLIEAANDLYASPATAFRKVTLPLSMPGVVAGTLLTFIPAAGDYINAQLLGNPQQFMIGNVIDSRFLRVLDYPTAAALSFTLMLVILALIIPYVRAAGTEELVA
- a CDS encoding GNAT family N-acetyltransferase — its product is MVDLVYTNLRPEHVPQLTQLELTCFPNADPTELLGDVEWGAYAGTFPEGVFVVLDGPAVVGAGAGILLDFDFDDPQHSIVGITGENQCGNHDPEGAWYYGTDITVHPEYRRRGIGRRLYDMRKELVQRLGKRGIIAGGHIPGFAEHKATMSAADYVGKVVAGELYDSTLSFQIENGFEVRGVLADYMHDEGTDGWSALIVWENPQYEQ
- a CDS encoding spermidine/putrescine ABC transporter substrate-binding protein, yielding MAVTPKRQAIRRGSLDALAAAGKIRGIDRREFLRQIGAGAVLLGGGSLLAACGVGGSGATTTQAGGTGTTAAQGEPTELNFANWPFYIDSTDEGYFETTSLADFEAETGIAINYIEEINDNDEFYGKVQAPLSQGQDIQRDIAVLTDWMAARFITRGFVEEIDKSNVPNASNLVAALQSPTFDPDRTYTLPWQSGLTALGYDPNMTGRELTSINDIFDPAFAGKVTMLTEMRDTLGLVMLGLGLDPTQATVDDAVAATQKIQEAVDSGQIRSFTGNEYTVDLASGDAWVSFAWSGDVIQLQADNPDLQFLIPEEGLMLWSDNMLIPKGARNKLAAEMWMNYAYDPRVAAKIESWVNYICPVQGAKEAIVELGEELGDDELAALADDPLIFPDEATLSRTNVFKGLAEEEETEFNELFQAVIGA
- a CDS encoding ABC transporter ATP-binding protein, whose amino-acid sequence is MTAAPERISPATAVEPAAVELINVTKLFGDAPAVDDLTLTIDENRFFALLGPSGCGKTTTLRMVGGFEEPTSGEIRLHGEPVVGLKPYKRPVNTVFQSYALFPHLSIFENVAFGLRRRGVEKGDIGRRVDDMLELVQLPGMSKRKPTQLSGGQRQRVALARALINHPRVLLLDEPLGALDLKLRKEMQIELKRIQNEVGITFVHVTHDQEEAMTMADTIAVMSHGRIRRLGSPTEIYDDPRSAFVAGFLGASNMLAGTVGGNDEVALADGTRLHVASGHGRRPGDALRIGVRPEKVGVFEPGTAGLPANVVEGTVTDASFIGVSTHYIIHSVLGADISAVVQNVGGSSFRPGDRVALGWNPEHSFVVDDD